Proteins encoded by one window of Cucurbita pepo subsp. pepo cultivar mu-cu-16 chromosome LG14, ASM280686v2, whole genome shotgun sequence:
- the LOC111810212 gene encoding receptor-like serine/threonine-protein kinase At4g25390, giving the protein MPSRSISPSPSPSSVHTHHHALSTHLLPPIVAASTAAFSFFLFLIILFRKVTRKRTAPADSKPPHRFSYSLLRRATESFSPSRRLGQGGFGSVYYGTLPQTHKEIAVKLMDSGSLQGEREFQNELFFATKIDSSYVASVLGFCSDQKRRRMLLVYELLHNGNLQDALLHRKCPELMEWKKRFSVAVDIAKGLEHLHGLDPPVIHGDIKPSNVLLDHCFSAKIGDFGLARLKLENSQFEVEVKVNAVEEEKKERKEEHDSNRGCVVEDCGSVAEEAESVATGFEEFNVVGVDESPESFLRIPVSETSPETVDVATTSPETALGAAAMVYPSEEGGFDRANSVEKKSGDGSSGNVKEYVMEWIGSEIKAERPKSEWIAASSVKKSEKKKNKKRLDWWMSMDDEKSTKNLRKEKRRPAREWWKEEYCEELAKKRKKKKPQKEGDLWPVDDEMYREKKKRNRSKNHGSRGSIDWWLDGLSGELWRARGNSHDDIPKSGGISSTPSMRGTMCYIAPEYGGGADLSEKSDVYSYGVLLLVLIAGRRPLQVTNSPLSEFQRANLLSWARHLARAGKLIDLVDQSIQCLDRDQALLCIKVALICVQKFPARRPSMKEVVGMLTGGLEAPQLPAELSPSPPSRFPVKLHRKTR; this is encoded by the coding sequence ATGCCATCACGCTCTATTTCGCcgtctccttctccttcttctgtACATACCCACCACCATGCTCTGTCcactcatcttcttccccCAATCGTTGCCGCTTCCACCGCcgccttctctttcttcctctttctcaTTATTCTGTTCCGTAAAGTGACTCGTAAACGTACTGCCCCTGCTGATTCGAAACCCCCGCATCGCTTTTCTTACTCCCTTCTCCGCCGCGCCACTGAATCTTTCTCCCCTTCTCGCCGTCTTGGCCAAGGTGGCTTTGGGTCTGTTTACTATGGTACTCTGCCGCAAACCCATAAGGAAATTGCGGTTAAACTTATGGATTCTGGATCGTTACAAGGAGAAAGGGAATTTCAGAACGAGTTGTTCTTTGCTACCAAGATTGATTCGTCTTACGTCGCTAGTGTTCTTGGGTTTTGCTCTGACCAGAAGCGGCGCAGGATGTTGTTAGTTTATGAGCTTTTGCATAATGGTAATTTGCAAGACGCTTTGTTGCATAGGAAGTGCCCTGAGCTTATGGAGTGGAAGAAACGGTTTTCAGTTGCGGTTGATATTGCAAAGGGATTAGAGCATCTTCATGGGTTAGATCCGCCTGTTATTCATGGTGATATCAAGCCTAGTAATGTGCTGTTAGATCATTGCTTCTCGGCGAAAATTGGGGATTTTGGGCTTGCTAGGTTGAAGCTAGAGAACAGTCAATTTGAAGTTGAGGTGAAGGTAAATGCagtggaggaggagaagaaggaaagaaaagaagaacatgaCAGCAACCGTGGTTGTGTAGTTGAAGATTGTGGATCCGTGGCAGAGGAAGCTGAGAGCGTAGCCACTGGATTTGAGGAATTCAACGTCGTGGGTGTTGATGAGTCACCTGAGAGCTTTTTAAGAATTCCCGTTTCAGAGACTTCACCAGAGACAGTGGATGTCGCCACGACTTCGCCAGAGACTGCTTTGGGGGCTGCAGCGATGGTATACCCCTCAGAAGAAGGGGGTTTTGACAGAGCTAACAGTGTGGAGAAGAAAAGTGGAGATGGTAGCAGTGGGAATGTGAAGGAATATGTTATGGAGTGGATTGGATCAGAGATCAAGGCTGAGAGGCCGAAAAGCGAATGGATTGCAGCCTCGTCGGTAAAGAAGtcagagaaaaagaagaacaagaagcgATTAGATTGGTGGATGTCTATGGATGATGAAAAGAGTACCAAGAATCtgagaaaggagaagagaaggcCAGCGAGGGAGTGGTGGAAGGAGGAGTATTGTGAAGAGCTggcaaagaagaggaagaaaaagaagcccCAAAAAGAGGGCGACCTCTGGCCAGTGGATGATGAAATGtacagagagaaaaagaagaggaatagAAGCAAAAACCATGGCAGCCGAGGTAGCATCGATTGGTGGTTAGATGGGCTTAGCGGCGAGCTTTGGAGAGCTCGTGGGAACAGCCATGATGATATTCCCAAGAGTGGTGGCATTAGTAGTACTCCGAGTATGAGAGGAACCATGTGCTACATTGCCCCTGAATACGGCGGCGGTGCAGATCTTTCTGAGAAATCTGATGTTTATAGCTATGGAGTTTTATTGTTAGTTCTTATAGCTGGAAGAAGACCCTTGCAGGTCACAAATTCACCGTTATCAGAATTCCAGCGGGCCAATCTCTTATCGTGGGCTCGTCATCTCGCCAGAGCTGGAAAGCTGATCGATTTGGTTGATCAGTCAATTCAGTGTTTAGATCGAGATCAAGCTCTTCTTTGCATCAAGGTTGCTCTGATTTGTGTGCAGAAATTTCCTGCTCGCAGACCCTCCATGAAAGAGGTCGTGGGGATGCTAACCGGTGGGTTGGAGGCACCCCAACTACCAGCCGAACTGTCCCCGTCGCCTCCATCTCGCTTCCCTGTTAAGTTGCATAGGAAGACTCGGTGA